In Streptomyces alboniger, the following are encoded in one genomic region:
- the ureG gene encoding urease accessory protein UreG, which yields MHLDHSHDGPAAVSADAVRPDGRRRALRIGLGGPVGSGKTATVAALCHTLRAELSLAVVTNDIYTREDAEFLLREAVLPPERITAVETGACPHTAIRDDISANLEAVEDLEDEVGPLDLILVESGGDNLTATFSKGLVDAQIFVIDVAGGDDIPRKGGPGVTTADLLVVNKTDLAPHVGSDLARMAADAKAQRAELPVVLQSLRSDEGVGPVAAWVREQYAAWTASA from the coding sequence ATGCACCTCGACCACTCCCACGACGGCCCCGCAGCGGTCAGCGCCGACGCCGTCCGCCCCGACGGACGCCGCCGCGCGCTGCGCATCGGGCTCGGCGGGCCCGTCGGATCCGGCAAGACCGCGACCGTCGCCGCCCTGTGCCACACCCTGCGCGCCGAGCTGTCCCTCGCCGTCGTCACCAACGACATCTACACCCGCGAGGACGCCGAGTTCCTGCTCCGCGAGGCCGTCCTGCCGCCCGAGCGGATCACCGCCGTGGAGACCGGCGCCTGCCCGCACACCGCGATCCGCGACGACATCTCCGCCAACCTGGAGGCCGTGGAGGACCTGGAGGACGAGGTCGGGCCGCTCGACCTCATCCTCGTCGAGTCCGGCGGCGACAACCTCACCGCGACCTTCTCCAAGGGCCTCGTCGACGCGCAGATCTTCGTGATCGACGTCGCGGGCGGCGACGACATCCCCCGCAAGGGAGGCCCCGGCGTCACCACGGCCGACCTGCTCGTCGTCAACAAGACCGACCTCGCCCCGCACGTCGGCTCCGACCTCGCCCGCATGGCCGCCGACGCCAAGGCGCAGCGCGCCGAACTGCCCGTCGTCCTCCAGTCGTTGCGGTCCGACGAGGGCGTCGGCCCGGTCGCCGCCTGGGTGCGTGAGCAGTACGCCGCCTGGACCGCGTCGGCGTGA
- a CDS encoding urease accessory protein UreF encodes MSRAALLVLADGRFPAGGHAHSGGAEAAVKAGRVTGAASLEAFCRGRLHTSGLVTAALAAAAALGVDPAALDEAADARTPSPALRTAARRLGRQMMRAARATWPHPELDALARRFPKGTHQPIVLGLTARAAGLGPEDAAYCSAYEGVSGPATATVRLLSLDPFDATAVLARLAPDLDRVARDAVEAARRAAAEGIDELPAASAPLLEIGAEAHAAWPVRLFAS; translated from the coding sequence ATGTCACGCGCAGCACTCCTCGTCCTGGCCGACGGCCGTTTCCCCGCCGGTGGGCACGCCCACTCCGGGGGTGCCGAAGCGGCCGTCAAGGCGGGCCGCGTCACCGGAGCCGCGAGCCTGGAGGCCTTCTGCCGGGGGCGGCTCCACACCAGCGGCCTGGTGACGGCGGCCCTCGCGGCCGCCGCCGCCCTCGGCGTCGACCCGGCCGCTCTGGACGAGGCCGCCGACGCCCGCACGCCCTCGCCCGCCCTGCGGACGGCGGCGCGGCGACTCGGGCGGCAGATGATGCGGGCCGCCCGCGCCACCTGGCCGCACCCCGAACTCGACGCGCTGGCAAGGCGGTTCCCGAAGGGCACCCACCAGCCGATCGTCCTCGGGCTCACCGCCCGCGCCGCCGGCCTCGGGCCCGAAGACGCGGCGTACTGCTCGGCGTACGAAGGAGTCAGCGGCCCGGCGACCGCCACCGTCAGGCTGCTGAGCCTCGACCCGTTCGACGCCACGGCGGTCCTGGCGCGGCTCGCCCCCGATCTCGACCGGGTCGCGCGGGACGCGGTCGAGGCGGCGAGGCGCGCGGCGGCCGAGGGCATCGACGAGCTGCCCGCCGCGTCGGCTCCCCTCCTGGAGATCGGCGCGGAGGCGCATGCCGCTTGGCCTGTGCGGTTGTTCGCGTCCTAG
- a CDS encoding urease subunit alpha, protein MPELSRAAYADLFGPTTGDRIRLADTDLLIEIEEDRSGGPGRSGDEAVFGGGKVIRESMGQSRTTRAEGAPDTVITGAVIIDHWGIVKADIGIRDGRVTGVGKSGNPDTMDGVHPDLVIGPETEVLAGNGKILTAGGIDTHIHFISPTIVDEALASGVTTLFGGGTGPAEGSKATTITPGAWHLARMFAAMESSPVNIGFLGKGNTVSADSLHAQLRAGAVSFKIHEDWGATPAVIDACLNVCEETGAQLAIHSDTLNEAGFIDATFDAVAGRTLHAFHVEGAGGGHAPDMITAVSLPNMLPSSTNPTRPHTVNTVEEHLDMLMVCHHLNPAVPEDLAFAESRIRPTTIGAEDILHDLGAISIMSSDSQAMGRVGEVIMRTWQTAHVMKRRRGFLPGDTRADNHRARRYVAKYTINAAVAQGIDHEVGSVESGKLADLVLWDPAFFGVKPQIVLKGGQIAYAQMGDANASIPTPQPVLPRRMFGARGKAPALNSVNFVTQSALDDGLPDRLGLDKPFMAIRSTRGRTKADMRENDALPRVEVAPDSFAVTIDGELVEPSPASQLPLAQRYFLF, encoded by the coding sequence ATGCCTGAGCTGTCCCGTGCCGCGTACGCCGACCTGTTCGGCCCCACGACCGGCGACCGGATCCGCCTCGCCGACACCGACCTGCTGATCGAGATCGAGGAGGACCGCTCGGGCGGCCCCGGGCGGTCCGGCGACGAGGCGGTGTTCGGCGGCGGCAAGGTCATCCGCGAGTCGATGGGCCAGTCGCGCACCACCCGCGCCGAAGGGGCCCCGGACACGGTCATCACAGGCGCGGTGATCATCGACCACTGGGGGATCGTCAAGGCCGACATCGGCATACGGGACGGCCGCGTCACCGGCGTCGGCAAGTCCGGCAACCCCGACACGATGGACGGAGTCCACCCCGACCTCGTCATCGGCCCGGAGACCGAAGTCCTCGCGGGCAACGGCAAGATACTCACCGCGGGCGGCATCGACACCCACATCCACTTCATCTCGCCGACCATCGTCGACGAGGCGCTCGCCTCCGGCGTCACCACGCTCTTCGGCGGCGGCACGGGCCCGGCCGAGGGCAGCAAGGCGACCACGATCACCCCGGGCGCCTGGCACCTCGCGCGGATGTTCGCGGCCATGGAGTCCAGCCCCGTCAACATCGGCTTCCTCGGCAAGGGCAACACCGTCTCCGCCGACTCCCTGCACGCCCAGCTGCGCGCCGGCGCCGTCAGCTTCAAGATCCACGAGGACTGGGGCGCGACGCCCGCCGTCATCGACGCCTGCCTGAACGTCTGCGAGGAGACCGGCGCCCAGCTCGCCATCCACTCCGACACCCTCAACGAAGCGGGCTTCATCGACGCCACGTTCGACGCCGTCGCGGGCCGCACCCTGCACGCCTTCCACGTCGAGGGCGCGGGCGGCGGACACGCCCCCGACATGATCACCGCGGTCTCGCTGCCGAACATGCTGCCCAGTTCGACCAACCCGACCCGGCCGCACACCGTCAACACCGTCGAGGAACACCTCGACATGCTGATGGTCTGTCACCACCTCAACCCGGCCGTCCCCGAGGACCTGGCCTTCGCAGAGTCCCGCATCCGCCCCACCACCATCGGCGCGGAGGACATCCTCCACGACCTCGGCGCCATCTCGATCATGTCCTCCGACTCCCAGGCGATGGGGCGCGTCGGCGAGGTCATCATGCGCACCTGGCAGACCGCGCACGTGATGAAGCGGCGCCGCGGCTTCCTGCCGGGGGACACCCGCGCCGACAACCATCGCGCGCGTCGCTATGTCGCCAAGTACACGATCAACGCGGCCGTCGCCCAGGGCATCGACCACGAGGTCGGCTCGGTCGAGTCCGGCAAACTCGCCGACCTCGTGCTGTGGGACCCGGCGTTCTTCGGCGTCAAGCCGCAGATCGTCCTCAAGGGCGGACAGATCGCGTACGCGCAGATGGGCGACGCCAACGCGTCCATCCCGACCCCGCAGCCGGTCCTGCCGCGCCGCATGTTCGGAGCACGCGGCAAGGCCCCGGCCCTTAACTCGGTCAACTTCGTTACCCAGTCAGCTCTGGATGACGGGCTTCCGGACCGCCTCGGCCTGGACAAGCCGTTCATGGCCATCCGCTCCACGCGCGGCCGCACCAAGGCGGACATGCGTGAGAACGACGCGCTGCCCCGCGTCGAGGTCGCCCCCGACAGCTTCGCCGTCACCATCGACGGCGAACTGGTCGAGCCGTCGCCCGCCTCCCAACTGCCGCTCGCCCAGCGGTACTTCCTTTTCTGA
- a CDS encoding urease subunit beta, with translation MHAATHGTGQGLVPGEILFADEPVPFNEGREATRLTVLNAADRPVQVGSHYHFAEANPGLDFDRGAAHGKRLNIAAGTAVRFEPGIPVDVELVPLAGKRIVPGLRGGTGGALDA, from the coding sequence ATGCATGCCGCGACGCACGGCACAGGGCAGGGCCTCGTCCCCGGAGAGATCCTCTTCGCCGACGAACCCGTCCCCTTCAACGAGGGCCGCGAGGCCACCCGCCTCACCGTCCTCAACGCCGCCGACCGCCCCGTCCAGGTCGGCTCCCACTACCACTTCGCCGAGGCCAACCCGGGTCTGGACTTCGACCGCGGCGCCGCTCACGGAAAACGGCTCAACATCGCCGCGGGAACCGCCGTGCGCTTCGAGCCCGGAATCCCCGTCGACGTCGAACTCGTCCCGCTGGCCGGCAAGCGCATCGTGCCCGGCCTGCGCGGAGGGACCGGAGGTGCCCTCGATGCCTGA
- a CDS encoding urease subunit gamma, whose protein sequence is MQLTPHEQERLLIHVAADVAEKRRARGLLLNHPESVALITSHILEGARDGRTVAELMSSGRRVLTRDDVMEGIPEMIHDVQVEATFPDGTKLVTVHDPIV, encoded by the coding sequence GTGCAACTGACCCCGCATGAGCAGGAGAGACTGCTCATCCATGTGGCCGCGGACGTGGCCGAGAAGCGAAGGGCGCGGGGGCTGCTGCTCAACCATCCCGAGTCGGTCGCCCTCATCACCTCCCACATCCTCGAAGGCGCCAGGGACGGCCGCACGGTCGCCGAACTGATGTCGTCGGGACGGAGGGTCCTCACCCGGGACGACGTCATGGAGGGCATTCCGGAGATGATCCACGACGTCCAGGTCGAGGCCACCTTCCCGGACGGCACGAAGCTCGTCACCGTCCACGACCCGATCGTCTGA
- a CDS encoding TetR/AcrR family transcriptional regulator, which yields MARVSQEHLDARRRQILDGAALCFARNGFHATSMQDVLKEVGLSAGAVYRYFAGKDELIAAIASEVLTEIRGIFDTAARQSPPPPPDVLLGQVIEEVLDLRPGMREGGISYFPRLMVQVWTETLRSDALSAVMTGVYAEVRAAWVSVVEAYQEAGMMRTDVPADHVARTMIAVVQGFAAQYALFEEVRVEALQDGLRALTSMRRPS from the coding sequence ATGGCCCGCGTATCCCAGGAACACCTCGACGCCCGTCGCCGCCAGATCCTCGACGGCGCCGCGCTCTGCTTCGCGCGCAACGGCTTCCACGCCACGTCGATGCAGGACGTACTGAAGGAAGTGGGCCTCTCGGCGGGCGCCGTCTACCGATACTTCGCCGGCAAGGACGAGCTGATCGCCGCCATCGCCTCCGAGGTGCTCACGGAGATCAGGGGCATCTTCGACACCGCCGCACGGCAGAGCCCCCCGCCCCCGCCGGACGTTCTGCTGGGGCAGGTGATCGAGGAGGTGCTCGACCTGCGGCCCGGCATGCGGGAGGGGGGGATCTCCTACTTCCCCCGGCTGATGGTCCAGGTCTGGACGGAGACCCTGCGCAGCGACGCGCTGTCGGCCGTCATGACCGGTGTCTACGCCGAGGTGCGCGCCGCCTGGGTGAGTGTCGTCGAGGCCTACCAGGAGGCGGGCATGATGCGCACGGACGTCCCCGCCGACCATGTCGCGCGCACCATGATCGCGGTGGTGCAGGGGTTCGCCGCGCAGTACGCCCTCTTCGAAGAGGTCCGCGTCGAGGCGCTCCAGGACGGCCTGCGGGCACTGACGAGTATGCGTCGCCCCAGCTGA
- a CDS encoding type II toxin-antitoxin system Phd/YefM family antitoxin — protein sequence MAYEIPVTQARAELAELINRVVYGGERVVVTRHGKPLVALVSAADLERLEEETGPSEEQTVSTVTSIGAAQPAAGAASEPRRFGIAAEHRGPDAR from the coding sequence ATGGCCTACGAGATTCCGGTGACGCAAGCCCGGGCAGAGCTCGCCGAGCTGATCAACCGCGTCGTCTACGGCGGCGAGCGGGTCGTCGTCACACGCCACGGCAAGCCGCTCGTAGCCCTGGTCTCCGCCGCCGACCTGGAACGCCTCGAAGAGGAAACCGGGCCCTCGGAGGAGCAGACGGTCAGCACGGTCACATCGATCGGCGCCGCACAGCCGGCCGCGGGCGCCGCGTCGGAACCCCGCCGATTCGGTATCGCGGCGGAACATCGCGGGCCCGACGCGAGGTAG
- a CDS encoding ATP-dependent Clp protease proteolytic subunit, with product MNRPSARHVLPEFTERTSSGTRTLDPYSRLLEERIVFLGTPIDDTSANDVTAQFMHLEYLAPDRDISLYINSPGGSFSAMTAIYDTMRFVSCDVETTCLGQAASAAAVLLAAGTPGKRHALPGARVLIHQPAVSEPMRGQAGDLAIQADEILRTRRLLEELLVRHTGQSQERVTADIERDKIFDAPAAVEYGLVDRIIPSRKTSLHARGTR from the coding sequence ATGAACCGTCCGTCCGCCCGCCATGTCCTGCCCGAGTTCACCGAGCGCACCAGTTCGGGGACGCGGACCCTGGATCCGTACTCGCGGCTCCTGGAAGAACGGATCGTCTTCCTCGGCACGCCCATCGACGACACGTCGGCGAACGACGTGACGGCGCAGTTCATGCACCTCGAATATCTGGCACCGGACCGCGACATCTCCCTCTACATCAACTCCCCCGGCGGCTCGTTCAGTGCGATGACCGCCATCTACGACACGATGCGGTTCGTCAGCTGCGATGTGGAGACGACGTGTCTGGGGCAGGCCGCGTCGGCCGCCGCCGTGCTGCTGGCGGCGGGCACGCCGGGCAAGCGGCACGCGCTGCCCGGAGCGCGCGTGTTGATCCACCAGCCCGCCGTCTCCGAGCCGATGCGGGGCCAGGCCGGCGACCTGGCGATCCAGGCCGACGAGATCCTGCGGACCCGGCGGCTCCTGGAGGAACTCCTCGTACGGCACACGGGCCAGAGCCAGGAGCGGGTCACCGCGGACATCGAGCGGGACAAGATCTTCGACGCGCCCGCCGCGGTCGAGTACGGCCTCGTGGACCGGATCATCCCGAGCCGCAAGACCTCGCTCCACGCGCGCGGGACGAGGTGA
- a CDS encoding C40 family peptidase, which translates to MTALNHVPSLLGRTGAASALTLAVVGGTIVAPGLTSEAEAATHGTKALKIAASKKGSPYSYGAAGPNRFDCSGLTLYSFKRTGKKLPRTAAAQYNKTRHIAKSQRTRGDLVFFHSGRNVYHVGIYAGNGRIWHSPKKGAVVRLEKIWTKSVWYGRVR; encoded by the coding sequence ATGACCGCGCTGAATCACGTTCCGTCGCTGCTCGGCAGGACGGGTGCCGCATCGGCTCTCACGCTCGCCGTCGTAGGCGGCACCATCGTGGCCCCCGGGCTCACGTCGGAAGCCGAGGCAGCCACCCACGGGACGAAGGCGCTCAAGATCGCGGCGTCCAAGAAGGGCTCCCCGTACAGCTACGGGGCCGCGGGGCCCAACCGGTTCGACTGCTCGGGCCTGACGCTGTACTCGTTCAAGCGCACGGGCAAGAAGCTGCCGCGCACCGCCGCCGCGCAGTACAACAAGACCCGGCACATCGCCAAGTCCCAGCGGACCCGCGGCGACCTCGTGTTCTTCCACTCGGGCCGCAACGTCTACCACGTCGGTATCTACGCGGGTAACGGCCGTATCTGGCACTCGCCGAAGAAGGGGGCCGTGGTGCGCCTGGAGAAGATCTGGACCAAGAGCGTCTGGTACGGCCGCGTCCGCTGA
- a CDS encoding LysE family translocator yields MDAQLVAFTGVAAGMVAVPGADFTVVVRNALVSRRAGVACAIGVAAGLLVHTALAVAGVAAVLAAVPALFRVLQVAGGAYVLYLAVRALRSAARAGTLPGSEPVARGGGLREGFLTNALNPKASITFLSVLPQFVPDGSPAMPRTLLLAAVVVALALLWFPVVALLVDHLGNWLRGPRTARVVEALTGGALGALGVVLVLEPLVA; encoded by the coding sequence ATGGACGCACAACTGGTCGCCTTCACCGGCGTCGCCGCGGGCATGGTCGCCGTGCCGGGCGCCGACTTCACCGTCGTCGTACGCAACGCCCTCGTCTCCCGGCGGGCCGGAGTCGCCTGTGCGATCGGCGTCGCCGCCGGGCTTCTCGTGCACACGGCACTGGCGGTCGCGGGGGTAGCGGCGGTGCTCGCCGCCGTCCCCGCGCTCTTCAGGGTGCTTCAAGTCGCCGGCGGGGCCTACGTGCTGTACCTGGCTGTCCGCGCGCTGCGCTCCGCGGCGCGGGCGGGCACCCTGCCGGGTAGCGAGCCGGTGGCGCGGGGCGGAGGCCTGCGCGAGGGCTTTCTCACCAACGCCCTGAACCCGAAAGCGTCCATCACGTTCCTCAGCGTGCTGCCGCAGTTCGTGCCCGACGGCAGCCCCGCGATGCCCAGGACCCTGCTGCTCGCGGCCGTCGTCGTGGCGCTCGCCCTGCTGTGGTTCCCGGTCGTGGCCCTCCTGGTGGACCACCTCGGCAACTGGCTGCGCGGGCCGCGCACCGCCCGCGTCGTCGAAGCCCTCACCGGCGGCGCGCTCGGCGCGTTGGGTGTGGTGCTCGTCCTCGAACCGCTTGTCGCGTGA
- a CDS encoding LysR family transcriptional regulator — MYDPTRLAALVAVSEAGSITRAAERLGYTVPALSQQLAKLEREAGTALLVRHHRGARLTGAGELLVGHARRVLDEMERARHELARFAGLSGGRLRVGTFQTAGIHLLPPVLTAFRRAHPEVELTVTDHEPPSGVAAVAAGEIDLALTHTYEPADPVPLPSAVSAEPVLVEELVLVTQPGHTLTSGTSRLPPAELAGQPLISMAPDHPPRHAVERALARAGATPSVVVGTPGYVLVCALVSAGLGVAVVPEMVARTASTPVGMRLLDPGDLRRTISVVYRAEESNAAADSFRALLRGAFERSASTN; from the coding sequence ATGTACGACCCCACACGGCTCGCCGCGCTCGTCGCGGTCTCCGAGGCCGGCTCGATCACCCGGGCCGCCGAGCGCCTCGGCTACACCGTGCCCGCGCTCTCCCAGCAGCTGGCCAAGCTGGAGCGGGAGGCGGGCACCGCCCTTCTCGTACGCCACCACCGCGGGGCCAGACTGACCGGCGCGGGTGAGCTGCTCGTGGGCCATGCCCGCCGGGTGCTCGACGAGATGGAGCGGGCCCGGCACGAACTGGCGCGGTTCGCCGGGCTCTCCGGGGGCCGGCTGCGCGTGGGCACCTTCCAGACCGCGGGCATCCATCTGCTGCCACCCGTCCTGACGGCTTTCCGCAGGGCCCATCCGGAGGTGGAGCTGACCGTGACCGACCACGAACCGCCGTCCGGTGTGGCGGCCGTGGCGGCGGGCGAGATCGACCTGGCCCTCACCCACACCTACGAGCCCGCCGATCCGGTGCCGCTGCCCTCCGCCGTGTCGGCCGAGCCGGTCCTGGTCGAGGAGCTGGTCCTGGTGACCCAGCCGGGGCACACCCTGACGAGCGGGACGTCCCGGCTGCCGCCGGCCGAGCTGGCCGGGCAGCCACTGATCAGCATGGCGCCCGACCACCCGCCGCGGCATGCCGTGGAGCGGGCTCTCGCGCGGGCCGGTGCGACCCCCTCCGTGGTCGTCGGCACGCCGGGCTACGTCTTGGTCTGCGCCCTGGTCAGCGCGGGGCTCGGGGTCGCCGTGGTGCCCGAGATGGTGGCGCGCACCGCGTCGACGCCCGTCGGAATGCGGCTCCTCGACCCCGGTGACCTGCGGCGGACCATCTCCGTCGTGTACCGCGCCGAGGAGTCGAACGCGGCGGCGGACTCCTTCCGGGCGCTGCTGCGCGGGGCGTTCGAGCGCTCGGCGAGTACGAACTGA
- a CDS encoding ATP-binding protein, with amino-acid sequence MADHQEASVTLPSDPASVSAARKYVANVLMEWGLPGDAEVGDTIRLIVSELATNAVQHTRGQSPTFTVDVELDRDEQLRIGVTDSHPRFPKRLPAAVQQDNGRGMVIVRWLTAECGGRLSVSPTEEGGKTVWIALPWTVPVQHRHRDPAR; translated from the coding sequence ATGGCAGATCACCAGGAAGCATCCGTCACTCTGCCGAGCGATCCCGCCTCGGTCTCCGCCGCCCGGAAATACGTGGCGAACGTCCTCATGGAATGGGGTCTGCCCGGTGACGCCGAGGTGGGGGACACGATCAGACTCATCGTCTCCGAGCTCGCCACGAACGCCGTGCAGCATACCCGCGGGCAGTCGCCCACCTTCACCGTGGACGTCGAGCTCGACCGGGACGAGCAGCTGCGGATCGGCGTCACCGACAGCCACCCGCGCTTTCCGAAGCGGCTTCCGGCCGCCGTCCAGCAGGACAACGGCCGCGGCATGGTCATCGTCCGCTGGCTCACCGCCGAGTGCGGCGGCAGGCTCTCGGTCAGCCCCACCGAGGAGGGCGGCAAGACCGTGTGGATCGCCCTGCCCTGGACGGTCCCCGTCCAGCACCGGCATCGCGACCCCGCGCGCTGA
- a CDS encoding helix-turn-helix domain-containing protein: protein MQHGPAVRRRRLGAELRALRGLAGLTSSQAAAKVGWHQSKVSRIETGRSGVKATDVRLLLDAYEVRDPHLSELLVALAGTDETGTAGRHHWWKAYRDLLPAAYRDFISLEAQAGWMRTLETSVVPGLLQTPEYARAVTRAALGGLPEKEVDSLVEVRLARQDVLRADPPLRLSVVLDEAVLRRPVGGPGVFARQLARLQEVALLPQVRLQVLPFASGEHVGLIGPFVIFSFRNIADLDVVVLDHLTSSLYLERKEDLQAYTEAFNSLQEQALSPEDSKEFIAGLYDGA, encoded by the coding sequence ATGCAGCACGGCCCCGCGGTGCGCCGCCGCCGGCTCGGCGCCGAACTGCGCGCGCTGCGCGGCCTCGCGGGCCTCACCAGCAGTCAGGCCGCCGCGAAGGTGGGCTGGCACCAGTCGAAGGTGAGCCGGATCGAGACCGGCCGCAGCGGCGTGAAGGCCACGGACGTACGCCTCCTGCTCGACGCGTACGAGGTGCGGGACCCCCACCTCAGCGAGCTGCTCGTGGCGCTGGCCGGGACCGACGAGACCGGCACCGCGGGGCGTCACCACTGGTGGAAGGCCTACCGTGACCTGCTGCCCGCCGCCTACCGCGACTTCATCAGCCTGGAGGCGCAGGCCGGCTGGATGCGCACCCTGGAGACCTCGGTGGTCCCCGGCCTCCTACAGACCCCCGAGTACGCGCGCGCGGTGACCCGGGCCGCGCTCGGCGGGCTCCCCGAGAAGGAGGTCGACTCGCTGGTGGAGGTGCGCCTTGCCCGGCAGGACGTGCTGCGCGCGGACCCGCCGCTGCGGCTGAGCGTGGTCCTGGACGAGGCGGTTTTGCGCCGACCCGTGGGCGGTCCCGGAGTCTTCGCGCGGCAGCTCGCACGGCTACAGGAGGTGGCGCTGTTGCCGCAGGTGCGACTTCAGGTGCTGCCGTTCGCCTCCGGAGAGCATGTGGGCCTCATCGGGCCTTTCGTTATTTTCTCTTTTCGGAACATTGCTGATCTGGATGTGGTCGTTCTCGACCACTTGACGAGTAGCCTCTACCTGGAACGGAAAGAAGACCTCCAGGCGTACACGGAGGCCTTCAACTCCCTTCAGGAACAGGCGCTTTCCCCCGAGGACTCAAAGGAATTCATCGCCGGGCTATACGACGGCGCGTAA
- a CDS encoding DUF397 domain-containing protein — translation MTAMPRYVPSSTTLQGARWQRSSRSNGMNNCVETATLDSGALSGLLAVRDSKNTAGPALLFSPGPWETFVDSLR, via the coding sequence ATGACCGCAATGCCTCGGTACGTACCTTCAAGCACCACCCTTCAGGGCGCGCGGTGGCAGCGCAGCAGCCGCAGCAATGGAATGAACAACTGTGTCGAGACAGCCACGCTCGACTCCGGCGCGCTGAGCGGCCTGCTGGCCGTGCGCGACTCGAAGAACACCGCGGGGCCCGCCCTGCTCTTCTCCCCCGGCCCCTGGGAGACGTTCGTCGACAGCCTCCGGTGA
- a CDS encoding 8-amino-7-oxononanoate synthase, whose product MSTNRHPVTRAPGLSGAVCAPPSTRAPFDWIDEQARLRADAGLVRTLRPRAADAGGLLDLASNDYLGLTRHPEITEGAAAAALRWGGGATGSRLVTGSTELHAELERELAEFCGFEAALVLSSGYAANLAAVTALAPHGSLIVSDAGNHASLIDGCRLARGATQVVPHTDPEAVRKALEGHEGPAVMVSDSVFSVDGDAAPLAELASVCRESGAGLIVDDAHGLGVLGDGGRGAPQAAGLAGAADTVVTVTLSKSFGSQGGAVLGPAEVIDHLVNAARTFIFDTGLAPAAVGAALAALRLLRREPERAARARQVAAELHRLLTAEGLSAVCPDAAVVSVRAPSPESAVRWAADCRAAGLAVGCFRPPSVPDGISRLRLTARADLTGPQIADAVRVISRTAPR is encoded by the coding sequence ATGTCTACAAACAGGCACCCCGTGACTCGGGCGCCGGGTCTGTCCGGCGCCGTGTGTGCGCCGCCGTCGACGCGTGCGCCGTTCGACTGGATCGACGAGCAGGCGCGGCTGCGCGCCGACGCCGGACTCGTCCGCACGCTGCGTCCGCGCGCCGCGGACGCGGGCGGCCTCCTCGATCTGGCGAGCAACGACTACCTGGGCCTGACCCGGCACCCGGAGATCACCGAGGGCGCCGCCGCGGCGGCCCTGCGGTGGGGCGGCGGCGCCACCGGCTCGCGGCTCGTCACCGGGTCCACGGAGCTGCACGCCGAGCTGGAGCGGGAACTCGCCGAGTTCTGCGGCTTCGAGGCGGCGCTCGTGCTCTCCTCGGGGTACGCGGCCAACCTCGCGGCGGTCACCGCGCTCGCTCCGCACGGCTCGCTGATCGTCTCCGACGCGGGCAACCACGCCTCCCTGATCGACGGCTGCCGCCTCGCGCGTGGCGCCACCCAGGTGGTGCCGCACACTGACCCCGAGGCGGTGCGCAAGGCGCTGGAGGGCCACGAAGGCCCCGCCGTCATGGTGTCCGACTCGGTGTTCTCGGTGGACGGCGACGCCGCGCCGCTGGCCGAACTGGCGAGCGTATGCCGGGAGTCCGGTGCGGGGCTCATCGTCGACGACGCCCACGGGCTCGGTGTGCTGGGCGACGGCGGCCGGGGCGCCCCGCAGGCCGCCGGGCTGGCGGGCGCCGCCGACACGGTGGTCACCGTCACACTCTCGAAGTCCTTCGGCAGCCAGGGCGGCGCGGTGCTCGGACCCGCCGAGGTCATCGACCATCTGGTGAACGCCGCGCGGACCTTCATCTTCGACACGGGGCTCGCGCCCGCGGCGGTGGGCGCCGCGCTCGCGGCCCTGCGGCTGCTGCGCCGCGAGCCCGAACGCGCGGCTCGCGCGCGCCAGGTCGCCGCGGAGCTGCATCGGCTCCTCACGGCCGAGGGCCTGTCGGCGGTATGCCCCGACGCCGCCGTCGTCTCCGTGCGCGCGCCGTCACCGGAGTCGGCCGTGCGCTGGGCCGCCGACTGCCGGGCCGCGGGCCTGGCGGTGGGCTGCTTCCGGCCGCCGTCGGTGCCGGACGGGATTTCGAGGCTGCGGCTGACCGCCCGCGCGGATCTCACCGGCCCACAGATCGCCGATGCCGTACGAGTGATCAGCCGCACCGCGCCCCGATGA